Proteins encoded in a region of the Stieleria neptunia genome:
- a CDS encoding OmpA/MotB family protein encodes MFRAVLDRINGRLLSGLCIAAAVLGIAGCNQNPYLAGPATYPPPTSSFGPTVSQQGVNPNDSRMAELNRRVQLLDDNNRQLHTQLAQSEQQAQVYREELNLVRKQLADTNQRLETASIAAREAENKVRGFQASTQMRGGASIQPNTNLSRLASQLNLGGLPVQQDGDRIRIAIPSDQLFAPGTAQLIQQSAQVLDPVAAQLRSLFPRQRIGIEGYTDNVPATAGGSAASHQLASAQASAVLDMLTRRAGMPLGQFFIVAQGANRPLQPNASAAGRAANRRIELVIYPETF; translated from the coding sequence ATGTTTCGAGCGGTGCTGGATCGGATCAACGGACGTCTTCTCAGTGGCTTGTGTATCGCAGCGGCGGTACTCGGGATCGCTGGTTGCAACCAGAACCCGTACCTGGCGGGGCCGGCGACCTATCCCCCGCCGACCAGTTCGTTCGGACCGACGGTCTCGCAGCAGGGCGTCAACCCGAACGACTCGCGGATGGCCGAACTCAATCGGCGGGTGCAACTGCTCGATGACAACAATCGCCAACTGCACACGCAACTGGCCCAGAGCGAACAGCAGGCTCAGGTGTATCGCGAGGAATTGAACCTCGTCCGCAAACAGCTCGCCGACACCAACCAACGGCTCGAAACCGCGTCGATCGCCGCCCGCGAAGCTGAGAACAAAGTCCGTGGATTCCAAGCTTCGACTCAAATGCGGGGCGGGGCTTCGATCCAGCCCAACACCAACCTCAGCCGGCTCGCCTCGCAGCTCAATCTCGGCGGGCTACCCGTTCAACAAGACGGAGACCGGATTCGAATCGCGATCCCCAGCGACCAGTTGTTCGCTCCGGGCACGGCACAGCTGATTCAGCAATCGGCGCAAGTGCTCGACCCCGTCGCCGCACAACTGCGAAGCCTGTTCCCGCGTCAACGGATCGGGATCGAAGGCTACACCGACAACGTTCCGGCAACGGCCGGTGGCTCGGCCGCCAGCCATCAACTCGCCTCGGCACAAGCCTCCGCGGTCTTGGACATGCTGACACGACGCGCCGGCATGCCGCTGGGACAATTCTTCATCGTCGCCCAAGGTGCCAATCGTCCCCTGCAACCCAATGCCTCGGCGGCAGGCCGAGCGGCCAACCGACGCATCGAACTGGTGATCTACCCGGAAACGTTTTAA
- a CDS encoding calmodulin-binding protein, with protein sequence MLRQLIIAAVLVASAFTLAGDASADQRAFGQAWGGSASTRDWNRFYHYPYVYYPQNFWGQEYYRSADSMYHRYPPEMRIPVYNKKWHNYYPSSRRYHSGHHFILDVF encoded by the coding sequence ATGCTTCGTCAGTTGATCATCGCCGCCGTTCTGGTGGCATCGGCCTTCACTTTGGCCGGCGACGCGTCGGCCGACCAACGCGCGTTCGGCCAAGCCTGGGGCGGCAGCGCGAGCACACGCGATTGGAACCGATTCTACCACTATCCCTACGTCTATTACCCCCAGAATTTCTGGGGTCAGGAATACTATCGTAGTGCGGATAGCATGTACCACCGTTATCCGCCGGAGATGCGAATCCCGGTCTACAACAAAAAGTGGCACAACTACTACCCCAGCAGCCGCCGGTACCACTCCGGTCACCACTTCATCTTGGACGTGTTTTAG
- a CDS encoding helix-turn-helix domain-containing protein, protein MANSTKIRPLGRLIDKANSPFWVIGPDGCLVYLSAAVGDWLTVEPESLIGRRCLAGTSITDDPLDFLAASLAAPPGILKYGTASLLIQPTFPGAKSRRIAALDTRFVRLGRDDEAITLAVAGSFHDHVADPVIDAAVVLRRQLDSWRRRHESIAQGVFVGNSRLAQRIGKQIRLAGSVRSDVLILSPPGCFAESIAASVHQHSAAGEPLATIDGPLMDAELLDASLAAVIVHLADSDTSTATAILKGIDQTPLEAQLRLVEHLRESKHRLRLIAIAGDRAEISTTADTEPHPELDVFLEESLPVGIMPPLADHLCGLAIRLNPLADRIADLPLIATAMLDRRRAGGDGLADRFARAALDAMVIYPWPDNFRELDQAVRHAMRSCPGQVIGLEHLPLAIRSYRPNESVPKPQQTIDLDQVVARFESDLIREALEASDGNRAEAARKLNISRARLLRKLESIDDGDSP, encoded by the coding sequence ATGGCCAACAGCACCAAGATTCGTCCGCTCGGTCGTTTAATCGACAAAGCGAACTCGCCGTTCTGGGTGATCGGCCCCGACGGGTGTCTGGTGTATCTCTCCGCGGCGGTCGGCGATTGGTTGACCGTCGAACCGGAATCGCTGATCGGGCGTCGTTGCTTGGCCGGCACCAGCATCACCGATGATCCGCTCGATTTCCTGGCCGCGTCACTGGCGGCGCCCCCGGGAATCTTGAAATACGGAACGGCGTCACTGCTGATCCAACCCACGTTTCCCGGTGCCAAGTCGCGCCGCATCGCGGCGCTGGACACGCGATTCGTTCGGCTCGGCCGAGACGATGAAGCCATCACGTTGGCCGTCGCGGGCAGCTTCCACGATCACGTGGCCGACCCGGTCATCGATGCCGCGGTCGTGTTGCGACGACAGCTCGACAGCTGGCGCCGTCGCCATGAATCGATCGCCCAGGGCGTTTTCGTCGGCAACTCGCGCCTGGCCCAGCGGATCGGCAAACAAATTCGTCTGGCCGGTTCGGTCCGCAGCGACGTGCTGATCCTCTCCCCGCCGGGTTGCTTCGCCGAATCCATCGCAGCCTCGGTGCACCAACATTCAGCAGCGGGTGAGCCGCTCGCCACGATCGACGGGCCGCTGATGGACGCCGAGTTGCTCGATGCCAGCCTGGCCGCGGTGATCGTCCACCTGGCGGATTCGGATACCTCAACGGCGACCGCGATCCTCAAGGGAATCGACCAGACGCCGCTGGAGGCTCAGCTCCGCCTGGTCGAACATCTGCGTGAGTCGAAACATCGATTGCGGTTGATCGCCATCGCCGGCGACCGCGCCGAAATCTCAACGACGGCCGACACCGAACCCCATCCCGAACTCGACGTGTTTCTGGAAGAATCGCTGCCGGTGGGGATCATGCCGCCGCTTGCCGACCATCTCTGTGGGCTGGCGATTCGTCTCAATCCACTCGCCGATCGAATCGCCGATCTGCCGTTGATCGCGACCGCCATGCTGGATCGACGGCGGGCCGGTGGAGACGGTCTGGCGGATCGCTTCGCCCGCGCCGCGCTCGATGCCATGGTGATCTACCCATGGCCCGATAACTTTCGCGAACTCGACCAAGCCGTTCGCCATGCGATGCGAAGCTGTCCCGGCCAAGTGATCGGACTGGAACACTTGCCGCTGGCGATTCGGTCGTACCGTCCCAACGAATCCGTGCCGAAACCGCAGCAAACGATTGATCTGGATCAGGTCGTCGCCCGGTTTGAGTCGGACTTGATCCGCGAGGCGTTGGAAGCCAGCGACGGCAACCGCGCCGAAGCGGCACGAAAATTGAACATCTCGCGTGCCCGTTTGCTCCGCAAGCTGGAATCGATCGATGATGGAGACTCGCCGTGA